In a single window of the Leptodactylus fuscus isolate aLepFus1 unplaced genomic scaffold, aLepFus1.hap2 HAP2_SCAFFOLD_117, whole genome shotgun sequence genome:
- the LOC142186772 gene encoding histone H2B type 1-O-like, with product MPDPAKSAPAPKKGSKKAVTKAQKKDGKKRKRARKESYAIYVYKVLKQVHPDTGISSKDMVFMNSFERIAGEASRLAHYNKRSTITSREIQTAVRLLLPGELAKHAVSEGTKAVTTYTSAK from the coding sequence ATGCCTGATCCCGCCAAGTCTGCCCCAGCGCCCAAGAAGGGCTCCAAGAAAGCCGTGACCAAGgcccagaagaaggacggcaagaaGCGTAAGAGGGCCAGGAAGGAGAGCTATGCCATCTACGTGTACAAGGTGCTGAAGCAGGTCCACCCCGACACCGGTATCTCCTCCAAGGACATGGTCTTCATGAATTCCTTCGAGCGCATTGCAGGAGAAGCCTCCCGCCTGGCTCACTACAACAAGcgctccaccatcacctcccggGAGATCCAGACCGCCGTGCGTCTGCTGCTGCCCGGAGAGTTGGCCAAGCATGCCGTGTCCGAGGGCACCAAGGCCGTCACCACGTACACCAGCGCCAAGTAa